A window of the Actinomycetes bacterium genome harbors these coding sequences:
- a CDS encoding DUF4386 domain-containing protein, producing MTDLQHRIVPTTTPVEHHGSVREHRAAATTAGVLYITGTVAGVLSVAVSAPVRGAVDPLAYGAEHSGTVVTVALLVLVMGLSLAFVPVVLFPVLRQVNEVLAVGYLIVRGAVETVGYAVMAIGWLLVVPIGAALAAGAGTGTPAGVRVGNLVIDADAANAVFTMVFCLGAALFYVLLYRSRIVPRWIAWWGLAAIPLYVAADLLAMYGVLDANSSAQTLLFMPMAVQEMVLAVWMIARGFRPAAMATRSGLVSGTPAGASR from the coding sequence GTGACTGATCTTCAGCACAGGATCGTTCCGACGACGACGCCGGTCGAGCACCACGGGTCGGTGCGTGAGCACCGGGCCGCAGCCACCACGGCCGGGGTTCTGTACATCACCGGGACGGTGGCTGGAGTCCTGAGCGTGGCCGTGAGTGCTCCGGTCCGTGGTGCGGTCGACCCGTTGGCCTACGGCGCGGAGCACTCCGGCACGGTGGTGACCGTGGCGCTGCTCGTGCTCGTGATGGGGCTGTCGCTCGCGTTCGTCCCCGTCGTGTTGTTCCCGGTGCTGCGCCAGGTCAACGAGGTGCTGGCGGTCGGCTACCTGATCGTTCGCGGAGCGGTCGAGACTGTCGGCTACGCCGTCATGGCGATCGGCTGGCTGCTGGTCGTGCCAATCGGTGCGGCCCTGGCGGCCGGAGCGGGCACCGGCACACCGGCCGGCGTCCGGGTCGGCAACCTGGTCATCGATGCCGACGCCGCGAACGCCGTGTTCACGATGGTGTTCTGCCTGGGTGCCGCCCTGTTCTACGTGCTGCTGTACCGCTCACGCATCGTCCCCCGTTGGATCGCGTGGTGGGGTCTGGCGGCGATCCCGCTGTACGTGGCGGCCGACCTGCTCGCGATGTACGGCGTGCTCGATGCCAACTCCTCCGCGCAGACTCTCCTGTTCATGCCGATGGCCGTGCAGGAGATGGTGCTCGCGGTCTGGATGATCGCGCGCGGCTTCCGTCCAGCGGCTATGGCGACAAGGTCCGGGCTCGTGAGCGGCACTCCGGCCGGCGCGTCGCGGTAG
- a CDS encoding nitroreductase family deazaflavin-dependent oxidoreductase yields MPPPWFVHIAWRAHRALYRLSGGRFLWTTSNKRGWGALRLTTIGRKSGQERSAIIGYLEDGPNLVALAMNGWYEGHPSRWLNLQAHPDAVVRMAGQHPRPVRARLAAGQDRDRLWQRWIDVDPQIDAYAGQRSTETPRGRPRTTRRNRRSRLGAQQVIRRMES; encoded by the coding sequence GTGCCGCCGCCGTGGTTCGTGCACATCGCTTGGCGCGCTCATCGAGCGCTCTACCGGCTCAGTGGGGGGCGCTTCCTGTGGACCACGTCGAACAAGCGGGGCTGGGGTGCGCTGCGTCTTACGACCATCGGGCGGAAGTCCGGGCAGGAACGCAGCGCCATCATCGGCTACCTCGAGGACGGCCCCAACCTCGTCGCGCTCGCGATGAACGGCTGGTACGAGGGCCATCCCTCGCGGTGGCTCAACCTGCAGGCGCACCCCGACGCCGTTGTTCGAATGGCGGGCCAGCATCCGCGTCCGGTGCGCGCGCGCCTGGCTGCGGGGCAGGACCGTGATCGGCTGTGGCAGCGCTGGATCGACGTCGATCCGCAGATCGACGCCTATGCCGGCCAGCGGTCGACCGAGACGCCACGTGGTCGTCCTCGAACCACGCGACGGAACCGCCGCAGCAGACTCGGCGCGCAACAAGTGATCCGACGAATGGAGTCGTGA